Proteins encoded by one window of Halobaculum halobium:
- a CDS encoding ABC transporter ATP-binding protein — protein sequence MSADGDAAGGTDADATAAESTSATAQGARDVDEHPLVVENLRKTFGGITAVDDASFSVAEGSLTGLIGPNGAGKSTTFNCITGVHTPTSGRVTFQGTDITGMAPHAIAQQGLVRTFQIARELPEMTVLENMMLAPNGQVGERLTNAVVPGLRDRVVEQEKELLERAWQQLEFFEIDHLAQEYAGTLSGGQRKLLEMARALMTDPEMVLLDEPLAGVNPTLEEKLLDRIHELRDRGNTFLFVEHDMDVIMNNCEHVIVMHQGSVLAEGTPEQITSDERVVEAYLGGDV from the coding sequence ATGAGCGCCGACGGCGACGCGGCCGGCGGAACGGACGCCGACGCGACCGCGGCCGAATCGACGTCGGCGACCGCACAGGGCGCACGCGACGTCGACGAGCACCCGCTGGTCGTCGAGAACCTCCGCAAGACGTTCGGCGGGATCACCGCCGTCGACGACGCGAGCTTCTCCGTCGCCGAGGGGTCACTCACCGGGCTGATCGGCCCGAACGGCGCCGGCAAATCGACGACGTTCAACTGCATCACGGGCGTCCACACGCCCACGTCGGGACGGGTGACGTTCCAGGGGACCGACATCACCGGCATGGCGCCCCACGCTATCGCCCAGCAGGGGCTCGTGCGGACGTTCCAGATCGCCCGGGAGCTCCCGGAGATGACTGTGCTGGAGAACATGATGCTGGCGCCGAACGGGCAGGTCGGCGAGCGGCTCACCAACGCGGTCGTGCCGGGACTGCGCGACCGCGTCGTCGAACAGGAGAAAGAACTCCTCGAACGAGCGTGGCAGCAGCTGGAGTTCTTCGAGATCGACCACCTCGCCCAGGAGTACGCGGGCACGCTTTCGGGTGGTCAGCGCAAGCTGCTGGAGATGGCGCGCGCGCTGATGACCGATCCCGAGATGGTGTTGCTCGACGAGCCGCTGGCCGGCGTCAATCCGACGCTGGAGGAGAAGCTGCTCGACCGGATTCACGAGCTTCGCGACAGGGGGAACACGTTCCTCTTCGTCGAACACGACATGGACGTCATCATGAACAACTGCGAACACGTCATCGTCATGCACCAGGGGTCGGTGCTCGCGGAGGGCACCCCAGAACAGATCACGAGCGACGAACGCGTCGTCGAGGCGTACCTCGGAGGCGACGTATGA
- a CDS encoding ABC transporter ATP-binding protein, translating to MPEESLLQVRDLDAGYGDLQILTDVDMDVGDGEYVTIVGPNGAGKSTVMKSVFGLTSYMGGTIEFDGEKIQGRSPDEIIHEGIGYVPQNDNVFESLSVRENLEMGAYILDEVPEDQIEVIYDRFPILRERSDQRAGTMSGGQRQMLAMGRALMLDPDLLLLDEPSAGLAPDLVQEMFDRIDRINDDGTAVLMVEQNAKQALRRCDRGYVLVNGENAYVDSGDALLNDEQVRKDFLGG from the coding sequence ATGCCCGAGGAGAGCCTGCTTCAGGTCCGCGACCTGGACGCCGGCTACGGCGACCTACAGATCCTCACGGACGTCGACATGGACGTCGGCGACGGCGAGTACGTCACCATCGTCGGCCCCAACGGCGCCGGGAAGTCGACCGTCATGAAGTCCGTCTTCGGGCTGACGTCGTACATGGGCGGCACCATCGAGTTCGACGGCGAGAAGATCCAGGGTCGCTCGCCCGACGAGATCATCCACGAGGGGATCGGCTACGTTCCCCAGAACGACAACGTGTTCGAGAGCCTCTCGGTGCGGGAGAACCTGGAGATGGGCGCGTACATCCTCGACGAGGTGCCGGAGGACCAGATCGAAGTCATCTACGACCGATTCCCGATCCTCCGGGAACGCTCGGACCAGCGCGCCGGGACGATGTCCGGCGGCCAGCGCCAGATGCTCGCGATGGGTCGCGCGCTCATGCTCGATCCCGACCTCCTGCTGCTGGACGAACCGAGCGCCGGACTCGCCCCCGACTTGGTACAGGAGATGTTCGACCGCATCGACCGCATCAACGACGACGGCACGGCGGTCCTCATGGTCGAGCAGAACGCCAAACAGGCGCTGCGCCGCTGTGACCGCGGCTACGTCCTCGTGAACGGGGAGAACGCGTACGTCGACTCCGGCGACGCGCTGTTGAACGACGAACAGGTTCGCAAGGACTTCCTCGGCGGCTGA